In the Candidatus Cloacimonadota bacterium genome, TGCAGCTTTGCTTATCGGTTTATATTGAGATTATTCCTTACTGTGACGGCGTAGTCAAACGTAGCCACAAGAACAACGTACGAAACACACCCCACGACTAAAGTCGTACCCCTCTCAAGATGGGAATTTGTCTGAATTGCTGAAAAATCTATCAAAACGAAAAAAATAGAAAAATCTATTCGTCAAATCCTGGACGAACAAAACTTCGAGCATTGGGAAATTGCCTTTCACCAACGTTTTTCATTTTCTTCAAAATGCTGATAATTTGCAAAATCTCTTTTTCATGAAGTGGAATTAAATGCATTAATAGATTCCAGGCTGCCAAAGATCGGTCAATTCCAATTAAAGCCACTTTAGCCGAACCTTTCATATCATGTTTTGATGTAAAATCGTTATCATCGATTCCCTGAAAAGATCTTCTGAACTTTACCTCAATTTGATATTGATACCAGTAGATAACTTCAATTACATTTTCTAATTCTGTTTTTTTTTGTTCAATTTTCTCAACAGTTTCCAAATCGCCAAAGTGTTGTTCTTCAAACCAGGATTTAGTTAATTCTTCATATTTCTTACAAAGTTTTATCAAAAATTGATTATCAGAATTGTGCATGGAAGGTAAATCAATTTCATCATCCAGGTTATCAAGATCGATTCCGTATTCTTCTGCTTTTTCGTAGATCAGTTCAAAAGTGTTTTTGAATATGTCACCTAATTTTTTCCAGAACTGCTCATTTCTGATATCAAGATCTTTCATATCTGAATATCGTTCTTCTCCACTAATAAAATTTGCACATCTGGAAGTGTAAGCACATCTTTCACACCAGCTATCACAATAATTATAAATTCCAGGAATAAAATTTGGGTTTTTTACAATTTTCGAGATTTTCCGCATTCCTATTTCCCCTTTCTTTTATAGCGGAATAATTTGTTCCAGGATTTGTTTCGCAGCGAAGGCCTGTAAGCAATTGAAGGCAGCGTTCCAAAACTAAGATAACGTACATCTTCGATTGTATAAAAGGCATTAGGATTATATTTTTTTACAGTTTCAATTATGTAATCAATATTTTTACGACGAACTGGAAGGAATATTATATCCACTTTTCCACTGTTTGCCTGCGCTGGAACATCTGTTA is a window encoding:
- a CDS encoding DUF2179 domain-containing protein — encoded protein: MDIIFLPVRRKNIDYIIETVKKYNPNAFYTIEDVRYLSFGTLPSIAYRPSLRNKSWNKLFRYKRKGK